TTAAATATCCTTTATTTTTAATTTCTTTAGTAGTACTAAATGAACCTATTGCTAATGAATTATTCATATTTACACTACTAAAATATCCTCCTATAATTGAACTGTTTGTAATTGGACTGTTTGTTGCATTTTCAATTTTTGATGCATAACCTTGTATATATGAATTTGTTGCATTTTTAATTTTTGATGATTTACCTTGTATATATGAATTTTCAGAATTTAATATTTTATTATAATCTCCAAAAATATAGTTTGAATTTTTTGTAGTTGAATTTTTTGTAGTATCAAAAGTATTATCATCATTATTTATTTCACTTCCATATCCTTCAATATGTGAAAAAGCACTATTCTTTATATTATTATCATCACCATGAATAAATGCATTTTGTCCCTTTTCAACTTTATTTCTAAATCCAAAAACTTGTGAATGAAAACTTAAGCCTTTGACTGTATTTTCGCTTCCATTAATACTTGAAAATGAACTTCCATTCAATTCATTATTATGACCTAAAACATTTGAATATTCACTAAATACCGCCTTATTATCATCACCAATAATACTTGAAGCATAATTACGATCTAGGTTATTTCTTTTACCTTGAATAAAAGCAAATTGGCTATCAGTAACTTTATTATTATCACCTACAAGCATTATACCATCATTATTATTATATTTTCCTTCATTTAAGATTTCATTATCACTCCCTAACATCAAAGAGTTTTTACCAATTTCAAACTTATTATTATACCCTAATAGAAAATTATTATATCCTGTCTTTATCTTATGTCCAAAACCAACTAAAAAATTATGATCAGAATTTTCAGTT
The sequence above is drawn from the Sneathia sanguinegens genome and encodes:
- a CDS encoding YadA family autotransporter adhesin; the encoded protein is MKKIILFSCFLSILSLAIEPKLNYAVDNKGNVIINGGKDFSNLTENSDHNFLVGFGHKIKTGYNNFLLGYNNKFEIGKNSLMLGSDNEILNEGKYNNNDGIMLVGDNNKVTDSQFAFIQGKRNNLDRNYASSIIGDDNKAVFSEYSNVLGHNNELNGSSFSSINGSENTVKGLSFHSQVFGFRNKVEKGQNAFIHGDDNNIKNSAFSHIEGYGSEINNDDNTFDTTKNSTTKNSNYIFGDYNKILNSENSYIQGKSSKIKNATNSYIQGYASKIENATNSPITNSSIIGGYFSSVNMNNSLAIGSFSTTKEIKNKGYLTDQDTKDVYALAVGGKYVYKDNKGNETVYKAKRRIQGLADGAEDDEAVTVAQLKKLQKSIQNQGSNEEVDKKIEGINKKSDLALSGISNAVAIANLPQVSGDKKFNLAAAYGYYGGSHSVAVGFSGTNDKQNFIYKLSGSVNTKGNLALGIGAGVMLGSVDNKDKVIEQLKEENRKRDEKIYKQGQEIKELKEIVNKLIRK